In the genome of Cytophagia bacterium CHB2, the window ATGCACTTTCAAGTATGATACGCACTTTTTAGGAAGCATTGAAGCGAGGCCGCAATGCCAAGATTTGAATTCAGGGGCAAAGCTTACAACAACCCGGTGGAGCTGGCTTTGGAGATTATCGGCGGCAAATGGAAAATGCCCATCCTTTGGAGGCTAAAAGAGAAGCCGTGGCGGTATGGCGAGCTGAAAAAAAGCCTGGGACAAATTACCCACAAGATGTTGACCGAACAATTGCGCGAATTGGAGCGCGACGGCTTGCTTCATCGCGAGGTTTATCAAGTCGTCCCGCCGAAAGTCGAATATTCACTGACCGCAAAGGGCGAAACAACGATTCCGATTATCGAGAGTTTGCGCGAATGGGGCTCAGCATTCCGAGATGAAAAATTGGAGGCGCCTCGAAAAAATACAAAGCAAAAATTGCGCAAAGCCGCGCGCAGCCGCTGATTTGCTTCTTATTTTTCACGAGTCGTTTATAGAAATTGCAGCATTTTTCTGCCTCAAAGCAAGCCTCGAAAAAAACGATTCCAAAATGCTTGCGCATAATTCATCTATGGTTGGAAATACTGTCGCCGAAAACCCGCTGCTGGAGACCAAGCTCTATATCCCCAAGTGGCGTTCCGGTCTGGTATCGCGTCGGCGGCTGATCGAACGCATGCGCCAGGGAATCGAGCGCAATCTGACTCTCATCTTCGCGCTGCCGGACAATACTTTCCCACTGGTCTTGGCGGTTTATACCCTCGCATTGATCGCGGCACTTATTTGGAACAAGCTGCCAAAAGTTGAAATGCCGGCCACGAAAACAAAAAAGCAATCATCCGTTC includes:
- a CDS encoding helix-turn-helix transcriptional regulator — protein: MPRFEFRGKAYNNPVELALEIIGGKWKMPILWRLKEKPWRYGELKKSLGQITHKMLTEQLRELERDGLLHREVYQVVPPKVEYSLTAKGETTIPIIESLREWGSAFRDEKLEAPRKNTKQKLRKAARSR